The sequence ttatttgggtcatccatgaaaaattattactttttattctaagagtattgatttttattgtgaatatcggtagggttgactcgtctcaaagataaaaattcgtgaaatcgtctcacaaaagacttaaTCTTATAAAGACGATGATATGTTATGTGTAATAGTGTACGAGAAAACTCACGAGCAAAATATGTCTATCTCAAAGTGAACTCATTTATGAGAGAAGGTCTCAGAGAAACCCGAGATCTATATAAATTTCATTTGTTGGTATACATCAAAGTCtctaaaaaaaagttaaacGTCTCATTTGTTGGTATACATCAAGGTCtctaaaaaaaagttaaacGTCTTAAATTTTAACAACGTATAACTTTCATTATCGAGAATATCTCAAGTATTTCAATGATTCCGCACCCAAATTAAGGAATTCGATgtacaaaatttgaaaaatatttcattcaaCTCGTTTCTAATGACATATTGAAGGTCAAGCAAAGggcacaaaataaataaaaaaatccagtTGTTTTGGGGGCATTGGACGAATATTCAATTGTCGGCTCggagattttttttatctacAAGAGCCAATGAAATTTTGCACTGAATCACAAAAACACACGTGGCTATTTCGAACCCCTTTCAATAAAGAAACGTGTCCCAAGATCAATGGCCTGAATTGGTTAGCAAAATCGATGGAGGACACGTTAGTATGATTAGAACAGATGGGGTTTTGATTAATACACACGTCTTATTACGCGATAATGAAACATTACGAGCCACTATTAAATTTTTGGTTGGTGGTTTTTAAAACAGTGGAGCGATGTGGACATTTAAGAATATTAAAAACATTGTCTTTTTCTTTGGTTGATGTAATGGAAGTGTAACGCTACGTAGAAGGTGCTTCCGGATGGATTTGGAAATATGTCGAAACGGGTTAGTATGGCGACTGGGTCGACTTTCAACTGTCATCGGACAGGATGGGGTAGGTGGGTTAATTGGCAAAGACTGCCCTAGACAATTTTATTAGTAATTTGGTGGGTTGGGACGGGTTGTCAACAAGCCATCATTAACATTAGGCAAGGAGGCTTTTTCGATTTGGTGGATTCGAAAACTGTCAGCTCAAcctatgtattttttttatcttgacGGATGTAATCTATTTTGACATCTATACTCAATTGATGATTGATTTCATCGTGTTATATCAAGATATTCGCTCTAAATATATGTGTAGTTGGGAACCTAAGCATGAGGTTTCACCCCTTATCAAAATGCTCCTTGAGATTAGAACAACTATAGCTCAGAGATGGGGATCTATTGAGGTTGTTATTGCCTTGTGAGGGTATTATATTTACCTCcatctttaaaagttttttcATCGAAATTTCTATTCGTTCACatataggggtgtcaatcgggtgggttgggtcgggtttccggtcaacccgcgaaattttttttatttttttttcaacccgaacccgaagcaacccgaaaacccccaacccgaacacgaacccgtataacccgactcaacccgtctaacccgaattttatttatttttttttaaaattttttaaaaaaattaatgaaaaaaattcaaaaaaataaaaaataataatattttaatttaaacacataataacaaaatttccgatttaaatttgaaagtttaatcttagaaaattaaaagtatatttactaaatcaaataaaaaattgttaaaaaaataaaaatatgcaaaataaatattaaatgatgaaaatttatcatataaatatacaatcaattttgttcaaacatacaatatataaaaatataggtaatattttcaaaaaaaaagtttgtgGGTCAACCCGCGATCCAACCCGAAACCTGCCTAACATGCCACTAACCCGAttccacccaacccgaacccgaaaaaccccaacccgaacctgatttttttcgtgttgggtcgtgtcgggttgacgggtcgtgtcgcattttgacacccctattcACACACGCAAAATTAATATGAGGTACAATCCGCACACAACGCAACTAGGAATCAAATAATTAGAGATGCAGATATTTCATCTTGTTTTCTGTTTCTAAAGTTGATTTCTCTACATAATGATTTGATCACTGAACTCGAACAAGTTGTGTAACTTTATTAGTAAGACATTGCTAGAAATAGGGCTCGCACCCCATGGCATGCTACACACGAGCCATTTGAGAGGGTGTGTGAGCTGCTTCCTCTCAAAagaaaccaaattttttttttaaaataatgttgGGTTCATTGAAAACCATGTAATGACTGTTTTATTTTGAACCCAACTTATTGTATTCAATAAAGCTACCGTTGTAGCCACTCTAATTAAGCTTCTTGATTTGATCTGATTTGCGATAGTGCTGACTTGATCATTGAAGGGTTTTTTCTTCCTTCATCTTCAGTTTCTCTAACGTTTTTTTCGGTAAAGCAAATGACGATCCATCAAATTTTGTACGCACCTGAATCCAAAATCTCTACATTCTACTAAATTTACTTAATTCAGGTAACAATCTTATCTGCTATATCAGTGCGAAAAAAGCATGAAGatcctttaaaataaaattaaaaaatcaggAGTGAATAGGTTGTAGGAAATTCCCCATagtaaaacaaaatataataaaaaaccaTAAATGAAGGTGATGCCTGAAGAACTAATGTTGTACAAAATCACTGAAATGTGGAAAGTTCTGTAACTTATGAATAGATTTGATTATTTCaccatttttttaagaaaaatatataatatagtcGACATAGCAATTTATTCTAAGGCATAGTTTGatacacatgataggataaacatgtgatatataatataatgataagtTAATGATATATAAGATGTAAGATATTgtatttaatgtttggtttgattttaataagagtgattaaatttatatattagattgtaatgacaaaattaacattatcataataaattttataatttcaaagttgttgcttgagttcgtatttcttatctgttcatgcgtcgacaatgcttgcatgatttatttatttttacctaattttatatattatataatacgATAATTAAtgagcccttgattttgtgggtcaactcaaatatcaatttttaaggttaatcgagtgatactaataattttattgagatttataaaaataatttatataattatctcgagttcatgtatataattatcatattatataatatataaaaataaaataaaatatttatttgatggggcggtgaaatgagagaacgatatggtttaagatttttatatattgagggcaattaagtcatttgtggtgttttttattattagattaaaattatcacatatcATAAAAGAGATACATTATCCTTGTATAAAACTATTTATCACGGGCTTATCATGGGCTTTCTAAAAAGGTACCAAACGTGAGATAAGgaagattatttatcaatccctCTTTTATCtcgtgtaccaaactatacataagagtataaattatattaaaattaaaagttacagtTAATGTAAGATAGGCCATGTGGGAAACGAGGTGAAAGAGAGAGCAAACAAATATTGGGCCTCAATAATTGGGCTCATGTTTTTAGGTCCAAATTTCGTTTACTAACTTGGGCTAGAAAAGTTAAACCAAAAGTATGGGCTTAAATTCCCCCTTCCCAGTCAAGAAAAAGGCTGCAATGGAACATTGCAAGTCAAGGGAGAGGGTACCAAAGTAGAGCATGATATCAAATAAACACGTGTGTATATTTTAATAAACGTACAAATGGaactatatatttaaaataattgagaaatataaaaaaataaataattaagatggaaaaaattaaataatattgaagtaaaaaatttaaaaactaatttaacgtccaataattaaatttattttattatttcattttcaacATATAACTCGTTATTTTATACAAGAgcgggtctcatgtgagaccgtctcacggatcttaatctgtgagacgggtcaatcctacccatattcacaataaaaagtaatactcttagcataaaaagtaatattttttcatggatgacccaaataagagattcgtctcacaaatatgatccgtgagaccatctcacacaagtttttgtttttattatattgatTTCAATAaagaattgaatttatttaatttaaaaataaataaaaaaagatagtACTTGGATATGGTCATATGAGTGCTTATCAATGAGAGGCGCCGAGTTTGACTTGCGTGCCGGCTTTAGAATAAATATTCCATCCAAATTAGACTTCTACTAAAGAAAGCCACCGCCTTGGTCACACACGGAATTCAACTTTGTCACATgccaaaaaaaccaaaaataaaaaaaatcaaataatatatatcccttaatatttttgaaaaagaaagaagacTAATTCGAAAGTTCCCATTTGAAGGGAACTCAAGACTTCCTCCaatcatcatttttttaaaaaaaaaaaaaattggaaacataatttcaatgttttacactatatttttttatttattaattacacCATATCTTATAATATTTCACTTTTAGATACAACTTACTAATGAATTTTACACGTATGGCAAAACCTTTGTTGTCCAAAACTAACATCgaacatatatatttatctcctaaaacaaaaatttggaataaatttaatattattaaaaagtgTTGAAAGGCTTAGAGCTACGGAGCTCCCTTTGTCATTTGTTGAGGAGACGCGGCCAACATTATtagattataataaaaattaataaatttaataataaaatattctatatatatataattattttttaaaaaatacataaaagaaattaaatttagcTATTTCGTTGAACAActagttttattttttaggcACTTTTGGTTTAACACATCTAGGCTATGCGGAGGGGCGGAGCGAGGATAGTTGTTTATTGTAggtaataatattatataattaataaagaaaaaagagattgATTATCGACAATCATAAATAATGTGTCATACAGTTCAAACACAAAATACACAATACCAGAAGCATATGTTAGTTGATGGGAAACGCCAGAAAATGACGAAGAACAATGCGTACCAAACTCGCAATCAAAACagaatatgatataaaatataaagtataCAGTcgaaaaatatgcataaagTCATGCTTCATCgccaaaaaaaatttacacaaAATTTAGAAATAATTGAATGGAAAAACGAACcttaaatttgataaaattttggGTTTTGTAAAGAATATGAAAGTTGAAACAATATGTAATATGAATTAGAATGTCTATTAATCAAAGTCGTATGAAATATGACTCATGAGGAGAAAATTGTACTGAAAGTTATATATTTGTTAATAATatcgaataaaaaaatttgaatctaaAATATGGGTTTATAAATTATTAAGGAATaaaatttgttgttttttatttttgtgcgGAGAATTAGGCATGTAATATTAGAAAataagaatttaatattttttcctttctaaaaattataatatacaaatatatacaCTTTTTTTGGGCCCTGTGTGGGCAGCTGGCTCCACCCGTGGTTATGTGTATGCGTCCATCATTGaaagatttaataattaattatgaataaattaattatcttatgttttttatataaatgGTTTGCATTAATTGGTTGTTTAATGttgtatttttcatttttataatttttaaaaattgtttgtaattgatattatttataaattttaaaaattgattgtaattaatatttttaaagaacGAGAATATTGAGATATTTGAATTAGATGTGTGgtccataaaaaaaattgtttgaggttttttttattgtggATAATGAATgaagtttttttgtttttgatgtCACAATGATGTAGCAAAGTAAGGACCATAAAAAAAACTCTGAATGTTGTTTTTCTGATGTCTTTATAGAAGTTAATATAAAATTGTTTGTTTTTAGACTCATCTATAATCATTGTTATAAAACAAACCGCATAGGCGCTGGACAGTTGTCAATCGCCTCGATTTTTAGATCCACTTAGACGAACAACCGCTAATGTAATATATTATGtcatatttttcaatcaatttgtTACCAATAAAGAGGATATTCCATTAATTTTGAATTACAATATGATATAGAGAAATTATCGAAGAAATATAtcgataaacaaaaaaaattacatatcttGAGAAAAAAATTGTCTAAATATTAGACGGACGGCTCGATTTTTAATATACTGACTATAATGAATATTGTCCAAGGATTTGTTATGGCGCATTCCTTTTCTTGGACTACTTCACCAAACAAaatgtttgaaaataatttgattttttgcaAAATAAATCTATTCCTCCATAAGTCAAATAGAATTAGCAGAGAGAAGAAAATGTCTAttatttggcaaaaacttgtgtgagacggtctcacgggtcgtagttgtgagacggatctcttatttgggttatccatgaaaaagtattacttttaagCTAAGAGTATTAGTTTTTATGGTGAATATGGGTAGAGTTGACCACATAAGACccacttttattattttatgtattatttgaaaCATACCTTAGGAGGAGGGAAGTCACCAAGAAATGACGATATCTCTCCCTCCATGATGTGGATATATTCCAATTCTCGACATTTTACTACAAGACCTTTCCCATCTTCCCTTAAATCCCCTTTCCCTTCACATTGTTTTGTCATACCAAACCTTCTTCCTTTAACTCACCACATATTTCTTGAAACTTGGTATATTTTCTTGGTTTTGCCACCCCTTTCATCCGGAGTATTGAATCTTCAAATATCTGAAACTTGTTTGGCGGGTTTTGAATCTGGTTGAATTTAGAGAGAACCCAATTCTTTGTTTCTCGTGTTTTGGTCTTAAAGTTcggatttttttgttttgtttagtGGAGTGCTATCTTTTTTGTGCAAGTTATAAGCTTAATCGGCGTAGAAATCGTGGGAATTCTTAATCTTTATTCTTTTGATCTGAAGAAGTTCAGATTTTGATTGATTCATTGATACTTGGGCTTTTATTGAATTCCTGACTAcattttttgttcaaatattgaaaaaattgtttgatttttcttgatttcattaaaATGGGAAATTGTTGTGTTGTTCCTAAAACTTCCGACGAGGAGATAGTGGGAAATCATAAGCCAAATCGCTTTGCTATTAATGATGGTAAACATGTGCCATATGGTGGATACAAATCCTACGTATTGACCAATCCAACAGGGCATAACATTGAGGACTTTTACGAGCTGGGGCGTGAGCTCGGTAGAGGTGAATTCGGGGTTACCTATTTATGCACTGAAAAATCAACTGGGGAAGTGTTTGCTTGTAAGTCCATATCTAAGAAGAAGCTCAGGACTAGAGTAGATATTGAGGATGTGAGGAGGGAGGTTCAGATCATGAAGCATTTGCCGAAGCTTCCAAATGTTGTGAGTTTGAAGGATACATACGAAGATGATAGTGCAGTGCATTTAGTCATGGAGTTATGTGAGGGTGGTGAACTGTTTGACAGAATTGTTGCTAGAGGACATTATACTGAGAGGGCGGCTGCCGCGGTGACTCGAACCATTGTTGAAGTTATTCAGGTGAAGATTTGATTTCTTGGTGTTTTGTGTTGCTTTATTAATGTGGTATGAGTTCTAATCTATATTTGCTGAGTAGAGATTTTTATTGTTGATTTATCCTTTGTTTGTGCCAGTATACATGCATTGACTGAACCGCAAATGtaactaaaattcaaaatatgggTTGGGGTGATATCATATTTTAGTGGGTATATATAGCATATGCAAATATATGAATCTATAGAAAAGTTTCGAGGAAGAGGAGTGAGCCCCCTGCGCACCCCATCTGGCCGTGCCACTGGATACATTAATTCTCTGATCTTTCGTTTAAGGAACACCAGAAATTGTCCAATAATCCAATTTAGTGCATTATTGTAGTGTCTGACCCATGTCCATGGAGACCTTATTAGCACATGGATAAAGGCAGTTGAAGATAAAATAAGTCTAGAATATCTGGACATCCTGTTGAAGAAACCTGCAATAGTGTGTGATTGAGGGTGTATGTTGAGTATTGAGACTCTGGAGTGTTGACATCTTGAGTGATAAACGATGCCGATTCAATCAGTATGTTTTACATCTGTCATTTGTTGACGCAAAAATGCATTATTCGACCCCATTTTTTATGAttgcatcttttttttttccaactcTGTTCTGTTTGTTGCCGTGGTAACTTGCAAAGTAACTGTATTTTGTCCACCCTTGTAAGTGTTATCTAATTAAGTGGATCTTCCTGCAGAATTGCCACAAGCATGGGGTCATGCATCGTGATCTTAAACCCGAAAACTTCTTGTTTGCAAATATGAAAGAAACGGCACCACTAAAGGTCATTGATTTTGGGCTATCAGTTATCTTCAAGCCTGGTATGTTCCTTTCACGCTTCATTAATTCTTTGGGTTGCAGTTAAACATATGTTGGATTGCATCAGCTAACTTTTTGACAATTCTGCAGGCGAGAGATTTGATGAAATTGTGGGAAGCCCTTTCTATATGGCTCCGGAGGTCCTGAAGAAAGACTATGGTCCAGAAATAGACATTTGGAGTGCTGGCGTTGTTCTTTATATCTTACTCTGTGGATTTCCACCGTTTTGGGCTGGTTAGTTTCCAATTTTCTGTACGCTTTGCGGccatattttgaatttatgcAACTAAACTTTAATGCCAACTTTATTGAAGGAGGATGTTCAAACTAGGTTAAAATGGTTGAATCAATCATATTTTGTGTATTGTATAGTAGATAGGGATGCAAAGTGTGGTTAACTTGTGTGTGTAGACATAGAAACTCTCTGTTGTTTGATTAAAAGTACAGACATTTTCCACTCGGTTTTGACATTCCCTCTGGCACAAAATGTTGTTAAATTGCAGAAACTGAACAAGGCATTGCCCAATCGATTATTCGTTCTGTTGTGAGTTTCCAAAGAGATCCTTGGCCCAAGGTTTCTGATAAAGCAAAAGACCTGGTAAAGAAAATGCTCAACCCCGACCCCAAGAAACGTCTTACACCCGAGGAGGTTCTAGGTAACATTTAGCCCAATTAATTATCAACACCACATTTTGCATATCGCCATGCTTGattgctcatttcaaattgttGACAATTCTAGCTGCTTGACTCGCAGATCATCCTTGGTTGCAGAATGCAAAGAGTGCTCCCAATGTTTCTTTGGGTGAAACTGTTAGAGCTAGGCTCAAGCAGTTTTCAATGATGAATAAGCTCAAGAAAAGAGCTCTACGGGTAACAGCTCTTGCTTCTGAAAGTTAATAAACGATCAATAATGGTGTCGTTGGCCAGTTACGGTTTTTGCTAAATCGATTTCTCGAATGTCAGGTGATTGCTGAGCATCTATCTGTGGAGGAAGTGGCAGGCATAGTTGAAGGATTCCAATTGATGGACATGGACAACAAGGGGAAGGTTGACATTGACGAGTTAAGAGTGGGGCTACAGAAGCTTGGCCATCACATCCCAGATAACGATCTTCAAGTTCTAATGGAAGCTGTGAGTGTCATATCTAATTATATGACTTCATTCTAGGCTTAAATCTTTTGAACAGCTCTAAAGCGGTAGTCATCTATGAGTCGTTCATCAATACATGATTCGATAAGCAATGAGAAGCATGGGAAAAAGCAGGGCAGTGACCCTATAAAACTTTTGTTAGCTTACCTCCCACGAGCTCGCATTTTTGACAATGATTACTGAAACAGATGATGCCATGTTAGAGAACACTTCGTTTGCAAAGCACAACATTTTTGAATGCTACACGCCTTGTCACGTGAAAATTTGCTTTGTATTAACTAGTAGAGTAATGTTAGTTTTTTTAATTCCTGTTGGAACAGGGTGATGTGGATAAAGATGGATATCTCAATTGTGGAGAATTTGTTGCAATATCTGTTCACCTAAGAAAGATGGGAAACGACGAACATATACACAAGGCGTTCGAGTTCTTTGATGCTAACAAAAGTGGGTATATAGAGATGGAAGAGCTAAGAGACGCCTTCGCCGAAGAGGCAGAGACAGAGGCGACCAGTGAAGAGGTCATTATTGCCATTATGCAAGACGTGGACACAGACAAGGTCAGTCGCATCCTATCTCAAATTTCTGACCATATCTAACACATTCTTTCATACATTCTTACATCTTTTTCTGTATTATTGTCTGCAGGATGGGCGTATAAGTTACGACGAGTTTGCTGCAATGATGAAGGCCGGAACAGATTGGAGAAAGGCCTCGAGACAGTATTCGAGAGAACGATACAACAGTCTGAATTTGAACCTGATCAAGAGCGGATCAATACGAATGTGATGGCCCCTGTAGAGAATGGCACACTTGAGTGGAAACAAGTTTTTCTGTTTTTTCATTAATCTATGTTGTAAGAGCAGAGCCACGATCAAATTTGATTATCATTTCACATGCATATTGTCCATTGTTACCAAAGTTTGCATGTTAAATTGAATAGTTCTTGATAGATTCTTAAGATACAATATGGAAGCTCGTTAGAGTTATTGGTGTAAATTAAAAGTAGAATATTAAAACAGATTAGATCCAATTAAACTAGTTGATCACCAATCCTGGTTTTTTTATATTCACCTGATTCGATTTATCATATGGGTTTTATTTTCACATGTGAGTAATCCAGTAAAATTTTcaatactttttaatggttagACATGATGTTGGGCTATATTTTTACAAATtcccattatatatatatattctctcatttattttgtttatatactTGAAAAAAATCTATACATTTTCTAGAggaacatatttaaaaaatatgaccaTGCTAGAATTGGACAGTAGCTCAGTTTTTAAATAGATTCTATGCTGCATCAATCAGCTGCTAGCGATGCTGATGATAAATGAACGGCATTGGCATAGAGCTATTGGAGTTTTCAACTGTCAAACTTCTGTAAACCTGATCGAATTGTATTTGGCATATGCAATTTGCGGTTCCAACTCTAGACAAAACAAACCCCCAGCCAATTGTAGTAAAAGAGAGCTGTATTTGGATTTCTGCTGATGAAAGAGCTAGACATAATTAACCATGTTCGATAAATTTCTCAAACTGCATGACCCAAATTCAGCACACATGACATGACTTGACTAAAGATACAACTAATAGACACatgatcaatatatatatatatacacacacacacacacatacatatacaGACAGGTCGAATCCTCGGAATGTTGCATTGTCCGTCTTGTGTACAGATAATCGATAGATATACCATTAATATATACAAATTCTTTctgatgatcaagatcaagcaGTAGGGTATGAGGAATCCATAGCAATCCCACAAAGCCCTTCTTTAGCACTGATATCCTTCTCCATCATAATATACCCCTCCATACCCCAGCTAGTTCCCCAAGAATTCTTGATCAACCAATACTTAGTACCATCCCCGGCCATCCCATATCCAACAGCAGTCACGCCGTGATCCAGATTGGTCCCACAGTCCCCTGTAAACACCCCGCTTGAATAAAACTGAAATGCCATTCCGCTCGCGTCGATGGACACGGATACAGGCTGATGTGCGACCGCCTTAACAAGAGCAGCCTCACTGTTGGTGGGCACCTTTTCAAACCCCGAAATCTTGGCTGCGTGGGATGCTTCTTTGTTCTTGTTGCAGGTTCCATCTGCGGCTGAGTAAGGGTACGTGGATTCGGAGGCGATCCCTTTGTTCTTCGCGATGAACCCGAAGGCATCTTCCATGTATCCGCCCTCACAGCCTTGGTCGTTGCTTGTTCTGTCGCAGTCTACTATTTCTTGCTCTGAGAGTGAGATCAGTTTGCCTGTTGAGAGCTTGTTGATCCCTTCTGTTGCTGCTATTGCTGAAAATGCCCAGCAACTTCCTGTAGTTTCAGGACAGGAAGATAGTGAAGAAAAAGACTGTGAATTACCTCGAATATATACGTTCCAGAAACGTTATACACAACCAAACAT comes from Primulina huaijiensis isolate GDHJ02 chromosome 2, ASM1229523v2, whole genome shotgun sequence and encodes:
- the LOC140968333 gene encoding calcium-dependent protein kinase 32-like, translated to MGNCCVVPKTSDEEIVGNHKPNRFAINDGKHVPYGGYKSYVLTNPTGHNIEDFYELGRELGRGEFGVTYLCTEKSTGEVFACKSISKKKLRTRVDIEDVRREVQIMKHLPKLPNVVSLKDTYEDDSAVHLVMELCEGGELFDRIVARGHYTERAAAAVTRTIVEVIQNCHKHGVMHRDLKPENFLFANMKETAPLKVIDFGLSVIFKPGERFDEIVGSPFYMAPEVLKKDYGPEIDIWSAGVVLYILLCGFPPFWAETEQGIAQSIIRSVVSFQRDPWPKVSDKAKDLVKKMLNPDPKKRLTPEEVLDHPWLQNAKSAPNVSLGETVRARLKQFSMMNKLKKRALRVIAEHLSVEEVAGIVEGFQLMDMDNKGKVDIDELRVGLQKLGHHIPDNDLQVLMEAGDVDKDGYLNCGEFVAISVHLRKMGNDEHIHKAFEFFDANKSGYIEMEELRDAFAEEAETEATSEEVIIAIMQDVDTDKDGRISYDEFAAMMKAGTDWRKASRQYSRERYNSLNLNLIKSGSIRM
- the LOC140959584 gene encoding senescence-specific cysteine protease SAG39-like — encoded protein: MKSSTIVVMLAILGIFVTRTTSRQVPRLSMLERHEQWMLEYGRVYENIGEKAIRFKIFKDNVEFIERFNEGGNRPYKLGLNAFADQTNEEFRAARNGLKTVSSNEKWTETTSFKYENVSVVPPSMDWRKKGAVTPVKDQGQCGSCWAFSAIAATEGINKLSTGKLISLSEQEIVDCDRTSNDQGCEGGYMEDAFGFIAKNKGIASESTYPYSAADGTCNKNKEASHAAKISGFEKVPTNSEAALVKAVAHQPVSVSIDASGMAFQFYSSGVFTGDCGTNLDHGVTAVGYGMAGDGTKYWLIKNSWGTSWGMEGYIMMEKDISAKEGLCGIAMDSSYPTA